The proteins below come from a single Gemmatimonadaceae bacterium genomic window:
- a CDS encoding aldo/keto reductase — protein MSMSMSYGPPEERDERESIATIHRAIDLGCTFFDTAEVYGPYTNESLCGRALAQIEGARDRVVIATKFGYRIASDAPMAVAPTSGLNSRPDNIRRVVEGSLRRLQTDRIDLLYQHRVDPEVPIEDVVGAMSDLVREGKVLYLGLSEAGERTIRRAHAVHPISALQSEYSLWERNLEPRIIPLLRELGIGLVPFAPLGRGFLTGTVARAEELAPDDFRRGDPRYQGANFDANVRAASVVKDLAARLDATPGQVALAWLLHQGDDIVPIPGTRRRVYLEENVAAADVRLSPEMLASLGAALAPDRISGQRYNAARMAHVDR, from the coding sequence ATGTCGATGAGCATGTCGTATGGGCCCCCGGAGGAGCGCGATGAACGGGAGTCGATCGCCACGATCCATCGCGCCATCGACCTCGGCTGCACGTTCTTCGATACCGCCGAGGTGTACGGCCCTTACACCAATGAGTCGCTGTGCGGGCGTGCACTGGCACAGATCGAGGGAGCCCGCGACCGCGTGGTGATCGCCACGAAGTTCGGCTACCGGATCGCGAGCGACGCGCCGATGGCGGTGGCGCCCACCAGCGGCCTGAACAGCCGACCGGACAACATTCGGCGTGTCGTCGAGGGATCACTGCGTCGGCTGCAGACCGACCGGATCGACCTGCTCTATCAGCACCGAGTCGACCCCGAGGTACCTATCGAAGACGTCGTCGGGGCGATGTCGGACCTCGTTCGCGAAGGCAAAGTCCTCTACCTCGGACTGTCCGAAGCCGGCGAGCGCACGATTCGTCGTGCCCATGCCGTGCACCCGATCTCGGCGCTCCAGAGCGAATACTCTCTGTGGGAGCGGAACCTCGAGCCGCGGATCATCCCGCTGCTGCGCGAACTGGGAATCGGGCTCGTGCCCTTCGCACCTCTGGGCCGCGGCTTTCTCACCGGCACGGTCGCGCGCGCCGAGGAACTGGCACCCGACGACTTCCGACGCGGCGACCCTCGGTACCAGGGCGCAAACTTCGATGCCAACGTGCGCGCGGCGTCGGTCGTGAAGGACCTCGCGGCGCGCCTCGACGCGACGCCTGGTCAGGTCGCGCTCGCGTGGCTCCTGCACCAGGGCGATGACATCGTGCCGATTCCGGGGACCAGGCGGCGAGTGTATCTGGAGGAGAATGTCGCGGCTGCCGACGTGCGCCTCTCTCCGGAGATGCTGGCATCGCTCGGCGCTGCGCTCGCGCCTGACAGGATCTCCGGGCAACGGTACAACGCCGCCCGCATGGCGCATGTAGACCGCTGA
- a CDS encoding DUF4142 domain-containing protein produces MRHRALPYAISAAALLFAPTLSAQATTKAPPPNLTDPEVAHVAVTANSIDIELAKFAQTRARAEGVRRFAVTMITDHSAVNAQAAALASKLGVTPTDNAVSKSLVSGATAARAALEKTTGAAFDRAYMDREVAYHEAVLGALDGVLIPTTDNAELKKLLSDVRPAIAAHLAHAKQLRSELGTTGSR; encoded by the coding sequence ATGCGCCACCGTGCTCTGCCCTATGCCATTTCCGCCGCCGCCTTGCTGTTCGCGCCCACCCTCTCGGCGCAAGCCACGACCAAGGCACCTCCGCCCAACCTGACGGACCCCGAAGTCGCCCACGTCGCGGTGACGGCCAACTCCATCGACATCGAACTGGCGAAGTTCGCCCAGACGCGGGCGCGCGCCGAGGGTGTGCGGCGGTTCGCCGTGACGATGATCACGGATCACTCGGCGGTGAACGCCCAGGCCGCTGCCCTCGCGAGCAAGCTCGGCGTCACACCAACCGACAATGCGGTGAGCAAGTCGCTCGTGAGTGGCGCCACCGCAGCCCGTGCGGCGCTGGAGAAGACAACTGGTGCCGCCTTTGATCGCGCGTACATGGACCGCGAGGTTGCCTATCACGAGGCCGTACTCGGCGCCCTGGACGGTGTGCTCATTCCCACCACCGACAACGCGGAACTCAAGAAGCTGCTGAGCGACGTTCGGCCCGCGATCGCAGCGCATCTCGCGCACGCAAAGCAGCTCCGCAGCGAACTCGGAACGACAGGGTCCAGGTGA
- a CDS encoding DUF305 domain-containing protein has product MIPRHFALLAGAALLTACASSGAPASLTRMGPEAARERARADSLRYPYTKADIDFMSGMIHHHAQAIQIAEWAPSRGASPALIRLTERIINAQTDEIRLMQTWLRDRNLEVPTPNPAGMPMKMNGMDHVMPMPGMLTDAQLRQLDAARGPEFDRLFLTFMIQHHRGAVTMVDTLLASNGAALDETVFKFAADVSVDQTTEIKRMLQMLLEGNTP; this is encoded by the coding sequence ATGATACCCCGACACTTCGCCCTTCTGGCCGGCGCTGCGCTGCTCACGGCGTGCGCGTCCTCCGGCGCTCCTGCGTCGCTCACTCGAATGGGCCCCGAGGCCGCGCGGGAGCGTGCCCGCGCCGACAGCCTTCGCTATCCGTACACCAAGGCCGACATCGATTTCATGTCGGGTATGATCCACCATCATGCCCAGGCGATCCAGATCGCCGAATGGGCGCCGTCGCGCGGCGCGAGTCCCGCACTCATCCGCCTCACGGAACGGATCATCAACGCGCAGACCGACGAGATCCGTCTGATGCAGACATGGTTGCGTGACCGGAACCTCGAGGTTCCGACGCCGAATCCAGCCGGAATGCCGATGAAGATGAACGGCATGGATCACGTGATGCCGATGCCGGGAATGCTGACGGACGCGCAGCTCAGGCAACTCGACGCCGCACGCGGCCCCGAGTTCGACCGGCTCTTTCTCACGTTCATGATCCAGCACCATCGGGGTGCGGTGACCATGGTCGACACGCTGCTGGCCTCGAACGGCGCGGCCCTCGATGAAACGGTCTTCAAGTTCGCCGCGGACGTCTCGGTGGATCAGACCACCGAGATCAAGCGGATGTTGCAGATGCTGCTCGAAGGAAACACCCCATAA
- a CDS encoding SRPBCC family protein: protein MTTLFTPDPELDLVLDRVVDVPRALVWEAWTRPEHLKVWFAPRPWSIADVQIDLRPGGRCHTVMRSPDGTLYPNTGCYLEVVPQERLVFTDALGPGFRPTAEPFMTAMVQLKDEGGGTRYTATAIHRDAETRKRHEDMGFHAGWGQVLDQLVEHMRSR, encoded by the coding sequence ATGACCACGCTCTTCACGCCCGATCCCGAACTCGACCTCGTCCTCGACCGGGTGGTCGATGTACCCCGCGCCCTCGTCTGGGAGGCGTGGACGCGACCCGAACACCTCAAGGTGTGGTTTGCGCCGCGACCCTGGAGCATCGCCGACGTCCAGATTGATCTGCGGCCCGGCGGACGCTGCCACACCGTCATGCGGTCACCCGACGGGACGCTCTACCCGAACACGGGCTGCTACCTCGAGGTCGTGCCACAGGAGCGCCTCGTGTTCACCGACGCACTCGGCCCCGGCTTTCGCCCGACGGCCGAGCCCTTCATGACGGCGATGGTGCAACTGAAGGATGAGGGTGGAGGGACGCGCTACACCGCCACCGCGATCCATCGCGACGCGGAGACCCGCAAACGCCACGAAGACATGGGGTTCCACGCCGGGTGGGGTCAGGTGCTGGATCAGCTCGTCGAGCACATGAGGAGCCGATAG
- a CDS encoding helix-turn-helix transcriptional regulator, whose protein sequence is MPATVDSVSDVFRAIADPTRRRVIERLSRTPASVSELAEPFDMALPSFVAHLRVLEDSGLVTSSKRGRVRTYQLAPARLRQAEHWLVRQRQLWEDRLDQFDAYVTALHKRQP, encoded by the coding sequence ATGCCTGCCACCGTTGATTCCGTCAGCGACGTCTTCCGCGCCATCGCCGATCCCACGCGCCGGCGCGTGATCGAGCGCCTGAGCCGAACACCCGCCTCGGTCAGCGAACTCGCAGAACCGTTCGACATGGCCCTCCCGTCGTTCGTCGCACACCTGCGCGTGCTCGAGGACAGCGGGCTCGTCACCTCATCCAAGCGGGGGCGTGTGCGCACGTACCAGCTCGCCCCCGCCCGCCTTCGTCAGGCGGAGCACTGGCTCGTCAGGCAGCGCCAGCTCTGGGAGGATCGACTCGACCAATTCGACGCCTACGTCACCGCACTCCACAAACGCCAGCCATGA
- a CDS encoding NAD-dependent epimerase/dehydratase family protein, with protein sequence MIDRRGFVKQSAALLGAGIAGSRLSAPIAYGSVAAAAPIRVLILGGTGFIGPHLVRALVDRGHTVSTFTRGRRDGNLPAGVERLVGDRTINDTIPRGDLRALEGRRWDAVFDDSATDPRWVRQSTHVLRESSRYLFVSSTGVFLPYLTANNNEEAPVVLTPANSPDYGVRKAQSERVVMEAFGDRGCVVRPGYIVGPGDVTDRFSYWPQRFAAGGEILVPGKRTDPSQFVDVRDLVAFMVGLIEQQRGGTWNVTGPARRIGFGDFIDTAHRTLNPSASLTWVDDYAFLEANRITYAVPWLIPAGENAYHMQIDNRKALAAGLTLRPMADTLRDTLADWPNRLSLLPPGEAPNFRWITPQKEREILARWTRDRPGR encoded by the coding sequence GTGATTGATCGTCGAGGGTTCGTCAAACAATCCGCTGCGCTCCTGGGCGCTGGCATCGCCGGTTCACGACTGAGTGCACCCATCGCATACGGCTCGGTCGCGGCCGCGGCGCCGATTCGCGTGCTCATCCTCGGCGGCACAGGTTTCATCGGGCCACACCTGGTGCGCGCACTCGTCGACCGTGGGCACACGGTCAGCACCTTCACGCGCGGCCGGCGCGACGGCAACCTGCCCGCGGGGGTGGAGCGACTCGTTGGTGATCGCACGATCAACGATACCATTCCGCGCGGAGACCTGCGCGCGCTCGAAGGGCGCCGCTGGGATGCGGTGTTCGATGACTCGGCGACCGATCCACGCTGGGTCCGGCAGTCGACGCATGTGCTCCGGGAGTCCAGCCGCTACCTGTTTGTCTCGTCGACGGGTGTGTTCCTGCCGTACCTCACGGCGAACAACAACGAGGAGGCGCCGGTCGTGCTCACCCCCGCCAACTCCCCCGACTACGGCGTGCGCAAGGCCCAGTCGGAGCGCGTGGTGATGGAGGCGTTCGGCGATCGCGGGTGCGTGGTGCGACCCGGGTACATCGTCGGCCCCGGGGACGTGACGGATCGCTTCTCCTACTGGCCCCAACGATTCGCTGCCGGCGGCGAGATCCTGGTGCCTGGCAAGCGCACCGATCCGTCGCAGTTCGTTGACGTGCGCGACCTCGTGGCCTTCATGGTTGGCCTGATCGAACAGCAGCGGGGCGGGACGTGGAACGTGACCGGGCCGGCACGCCGCATCGGCTTTGGCGACTTCATCGATACCGCACACCGGACGCTCAACCCATCAGCCAGCCTGACCTGGGTCGATGACTACGCCTTCCTTGAAGCCAACCGGATCACCTACGCCGTGCCCTGGCTGATTCCGGCCGGAGAGAACGCGTACCACATGCAGATCGACAACCGCAAGGCGCTCGCGGCCGGGCTCACACTGCGTCCGATGGCCGACACGCTGCGCGATACGCTCGCCGACTGGCCCAACCGCCTCTCGCTGCTTCCACCCGGCGAGGCTCCCAACTTCCGCTGGATCACTCCGCAGAAGGAGCGCGAGATCCTGGCCAGGTGGACGCGCGATCGCCCCGGGAGGTAG
- a CDS encoding creatininase family protein gives MKQFLFGAAMLLGANAISAQNPAPRSMGGGDCAQNRWNCADTPNPLRAPATVWLEEMTWMDVRDAIAAGKKTVIVPTGGMEPNGPWLATGKHNYVLHANCDAIARKLGNALCAPIVKFVPEGRIDPPSGHMTSPGTISMREETFRAVLTDIVASLRQSGFTTIILIGDSGGNQGGQRAVADSLTTIWKGAPIVAHVQEYYDYAGAKKHMESKGIVERSPENLHDDPVIALNMFIDDPNSIRYDERVKAGTATINGVSLADRRKATEWAKEIVAFRTSVTVDAIHRAIANKGTLPAPAR, from the coding sequence ATGAAGCAATTCCTCTTCGGCGCCGCGATGCTCCTCGGCGCGAACGCGATCAGTGCGCAGAACCCCGCCCCGCGCAGCATGGGCGGCGGCGACTGCGCGCAGAACCGATGGAACTGCGCCGACACGCCCAATCCGCTCAGGGCGCCCGCCACAGTATGGCTGGAGGAGATGACGTGGATGGACGTGCGCGACGCGATCGCGGCGGGCAAGAAGACGGTGATTGTTCCTACCGGGGGCATGGAGCCCAACGGTCCGTGGCTGGCAACCGGCAAGCACAACTACGTGCTCCACGCCAACTGCGACGCCATCGCACGGAAGCTCGGCAACGCGCTCTGCGCACCCATCGTGAAGTTCGTTCCCGAGGGCCGCATTGATCCGCCGAGCGGGCACATGACCAGCCCGGGCACGATCAGCATGCGCGAGGAGACGTTCCGTGCGGTGCTCACGGACATCGTGGCCAGCCTCCGGCAGAGCGGCTTCACCACGATCATCCTCATTGGAGACAGCGGCGGCAACCAGGGCGGGCAGCGTGCGGTGGCCGATTCGCTGACGACCATCTGGAAGGGAGCGCCGATCGTCGCGCACGTGCAGGAGTACTACGACTACGCCGGCGCCAAGAAGCACATGGAGTCGAAAGGCATCGTCGAGCGGTCTCCCGAGAACCTGCACGACGACCCGGTGATTGCGCTCAACATGTTCATCGACGACCCGAACTCGATCCGCTATGACGAACGGGTGAAGGCGGGCACAGCAACGATCAACGGCGTGTCACTCGCCGACCGCCGCAAGGCGACGGAGTGGGCGAAGGAGATCGTGGCGTTCCGCACGAGCGTCACGGTGGACGCGATCCACAGGGCGATCGCCAACAAAGGCACGCTGCCGGCCCCGGCACGCTGA
- a CDS encoding Ig-like domain-containing protein, translating to MTCIKRLAFAAVLVTPAAAAAQQGPRIVITPATPRMVAKDTMRLTARLIDASGAVVPNARLRFFAAAGNFEGSVDSTGLVTSGAVGKIPVVVSALVPGARPVTARVEVHMVSGPAATVALSPRPGRMLAGQRLQLSALARSVDGDSASDRVTWRSSAPNVVRVDERGLVVAVAPGRATLTAVAGRATSTLELTVVGVVGGTVTVMPATASARQGDVLRFRVEVKDAAGRVIDGLVPSWTMSPGRGEITNDGAFVGYTPGNYLVTANFGRLSADAPVSLTDRNVRRKTSVVGSVLRSAFVTSEVWVHPNGKVAYLGTHAGGDRFYTIDLSDPAKPAIADSVVENFRIVNDIMTDEKGEVLVFTREGADNRRNGIVVMTLADPLRPKKVADFTEDVTAGVHSAFIYTDPKYGRHVYITNDGTGAVHVINIDDPSKPREVSRWATPRPANSTAGRTLHDVDVQNGLLYGSWWNDGLVILDVGNGIRGGTPSKPVLVSQYKYDLDALYRTRVETEAGAGYIRGTHTAWRHRNYVFIADEVFDPEEVQAALGGRVGRAYGRLQVIDVSDIEHPRSVAHYEPEFGGVHNIWVAGDTLYMGAYNSGFHAFDISGELRGDLQEQGREISHFQPQSPQGKIPNATMTWGVVVKNNLIFLNDMNSGLWIVKMEPRPQVVP from the coding sequence GTGACCTGCATCAAACGTCTTGCTTTCGCCGCGGTTCTCGTCACACCCGCCGCGGCCGCCGCGCAGCAGGGGCCGCGCATCGTGATCACGCCTGCCACGCCGCGGATGGTGGCCAAAGACACGATGCGCCTCACCGCACGCCTCATCGACGCGAGTGGCGCGGTCGTGCCGAACGCGCGCCTCCGTTTCTTTGCCGCGGCCGGCAACTTCGAGGGATCGGTCGACAGCACGGGCCTCGTCACATCGGGTGCCGTCGGCAAGATCCCGGTGGTGGTGTCGGCGCTGGTTCCCGGCGCACGGCCGGTGACCGCTCGTGTCGAAGTCCACATGGTCTCCGGGCCGGCCGCGACGGTGGCGCTCTCGCCGCGACCGGGTCGCATGCTGGCCGGTCAGCGCCTGCAGCTCTCCGCCCTCGCCCGTTCGGTCGACGGGGACTCAGCGAGCGATCGCGTCACGTGGCGGTCGTCGGCGCCTAACGTAGTGCGTGTCGACGAGCGCGGCCTGGTGGTGGCGGTCGCGCCCGGTCGGGCCACGCTCACCGCGGTCGCGGGCCGAGCCACGTCCACGCTCGAGCTGACCGTGGTGGGTGTTGTCGGCGGTACCGTGACCGTGATGCCGGCCACCGCAAGCGCGCGGCAGGGCGACGTGTTGCGGTTTCGTGTGGAGGTAAAGGATGCCGCGGGCCGGGTGATCGACGGCCTGGTGCCCAGCTGGACGATGTCGCCAGGCAGAGGCGAGATCACGAACGATGGCGCCTTTGTGGGCTACACACCGGGCAACTATCTGGTGACTGCCAACTTCGGTCGCCTGAGCGCGGACGCGCCGGTGAGCCTCACCGATCGCAACGTGCGCCGCAAGACGAGCGTCGTGGGCTCGGTGCTGCGTTCGGCGTTCGTCACCTCCGAGGTGTGGGTACACCCCAACGGCAAGGTGGCGTACCTCGGCACACACGCGGGTGGCGATCGATTCTACACGATCGACCTCAGCGATCCCGCCAAGCCGGCCATCGCCGACTCCGTCGTCGAGAACTTCCGGATCGTGAACGACATCATGACCGACGAGAAGGGCGAGGTGCTGGTGTTCACGAGAGAAGGCGCGGACAACCGGCGCAACGGCATCGTCGTCATGACGCTCGCCGACCCGCTGCGGCCGAAGAAGGTGGCCGACTTCACCGAAGACGTCACGGCCGGCGTCCACTCGGCTTTCATCTACACGGACCCGAAGTACGGGCGCCATGTCTACATCACGAATGACGGCACCGGTGCGGTGCACGTGATCAACATCGACGATCCGTCGAAGCCGCGCGAGGTCTCGCGCTGGGCCACGCCACGCCCGGCGAACAGCACTGCCGGCCGGACGCTGCACGACGTCGATGTTCAGAATGGGCTGCTCTATGGCAGCTGGTGGAACGACGGCCTCGTGATCCTGGATGTCGGCAACGGCATCAGGGGCGGCACGCCGTCGAAGCCCGTCCTCGTGTCACAGTACAAATACGACCTCGACGCGCTCTATCGAACGCGCGTGGAGACGGAGGCCGGCGCCGGCTACATCCGCGGAACGCACACCGCCTGGCGACATCGGAACTACGTGTTCATCGCCGACGAAGTCTTTGACCCCGAGGAAGTCCAGGCGGCGCTCGGGGGACGCGTGGGTCGCGCCTACGGGCGCCTGCAGGTGATCGACGTGTCCGACATCGAGCACCCCAGGAGCGTCGCGCACTATGAGCCGGAGTTCGGCGGCGTGCACAACATCTGGGTTGCGGGGGACACGCTCTACATGGGCGCGTACAACTCCGGTTTCCACGCCTTCGACATCTCGGGCGAGTTGCGCGGCGACCTGCAGGAGCAGGGGCGCGAGATCTCGCATTTCCAGCCGCAGAGCCCACAGGGCAAGATCCCCAACGCCACGATGACCTGGGGCGTGGTGGTCAAGAACAACCTGATCTTTCTCAACGACATGAACTCGGGGCTCTGGATCGTGAAGATGGAGCCCAGGCCGCAAGTGGTCCCGTGA
- a CDS encoding DUF58 domain-containing protein, which translates to MIVPSRTWFAVAAGLALVAPLAFVWQPAALLLLGLDAAWLAALAVDAWRGAGRRTEQVAVERDAPPAFSAGRALPVRYRWTNRGADRVELRVRETLPSAFVALGGAVAGGERRLLIAAGAVVHEDLSVRPVRRGHAREGTLHLRVRSPWGLAWHQSQRALPWQATVFPSLQDVALRALPTQAMRRRESGLRNVRRLGEGRVFESLREWVPGDDTRAIDWKASARRGKPMARQFEDERRQYVLIAIDAGRMLTAESEGRPRLEAVIDAALQLAYAAMEHDDNVGLLVFADTVQAFVAPARGRRAMRQVLEALAAVEGRLVEPDYPAAFAWLAARNRKRALTVVFTDVIDRTASDALVAQVGSLRPRHLPLAVTLRHPEIDRLATTRVATVAAAFERAAAEELLQARESALADMRSRGVLVLDVPPASAARAVVDQYTLLKRRGSL; encoded by the coding sequence GTGATCGTTCCTTCGCGCACCTGGTTCGCGGTTGCGGCCGGCCTCGCGCTCGTCGCGCCGCTGGCCTTCGTGTGGCAGCCAGCCGCGCTGCTCCTGCTTGGTCTCGATGCCGCCTGGCTGGCAGCGCTCGCTGTCGATGCGTGGCGCGGTGCGGGCCGTCGCACGGAGCAGGTCGCGGTGGAGCGCGACGCACCACCGGCATTTTCGGCAGGTCGTGCGTTGCCGGTGCGATACCGCTGGACGAACCGTGGCGCCGATCGCGTTGAGCTGCGCGTGCGGGAGACGCTGCCATCAGCATTCGTGGCCCTCGGCGGCGCGGTGGCGGGAGGCGAGCGGCGGCTCCTGATCGCGGCGGGCGCGGTGGTCCACGAGGACCTGAGCGTGCGGCCCGTGCGGCGCGGGCACGCGCGCGAGGGCACGCTCCACCTGCGCGTACGTTCACCGTGGGGTCTGGCCTGGCATCAGTCGCAGCGTGCACTCCCCTGGCAAGCGACGGTGTTCCCCAGTCTGCAGGACGTGGCGCTGCGAGCCCTTCCCACGCAGGCGATGCGCCGGCGTGAGAGCGGCCTGCGCAACGTGCGCAGGCTCGGCGAAGGACGCGTGTTCGAGAGTCTGCGCGAGTGGGTTCCCGGCGACGACACGCGCGCCATCGACTGGAAGGCCTCGGCGAGGCGCGGCAAGCCGATGGCTCGGCAGTTCGAGGATGAACGCCGCCAATATGTGCTGATCGCGATCGACGCCGGCCGCATGCTGACCGCGGAGTCGGAGGGGCGACCACGACTCGAAGCCGTGATCGATGCCGCACTCCAACTCGCGTATGCGGCCATGGAGCACGACGACAACGTGGGCCTGCTGGTGTTTGCCGATACGGTCCAGGCGTTCGTCGCACCCGCGCGCGGCCGCCGCGCGATGCGTCAGGTGCTGGAGGCCCTCGCGGCCGTGGAAGGCCGCCTCGTGGAGCCGGACTATCCCGCCGCGTTCGCGTGGCTCGCCGCGCGCAACCGCAAGCGTGCGCTCACGGTCGTGTTCACCGATGTCATCGATCGCACGGCGAGCGATGCGCTGGTCGCGCAGGTCGGCTCGCTGCGACCGCGCCACCTGCCGCTGGCCGTGACGCTGCGGCATCCCGAGATCGACCGGCTGGCAACGACGCGTGTCGCGACCGTCGCGGCGGCCTTTGAGCGCGCCGCCGCCGAAGAGCTGCTCCAGGCGCGCGAATCCGCGCTCGCCGACATGCGGTCCCGCGGTGTGCTCGTGCTCGATGTGCCACCAGCGAGTGCCGCCAGGGCCGTCGTGGACCAGTACACCCTGCTCAAGCGACGAGGGAGTCTCTGA
- a CDS encoding MoxR family ATPase — protein MTDDEVRAVAERAQQVVEQVGRVVLGQDAAIREALLALFARGHVLLEGPPGTAKTLLVRALAASLGLRFRRIQFTPDLMPSDITGVSLLMGAGSFSFRPGPLFSDLVLGDEINRAPAKTQAAMLEAMQERSVTVDGETHELSPGFTVFATQNPIEFEGTYPLPEAELDRFLVKVLLPYPSAEAEQGLLARVLDGFDSSDSASFGVSPVTDLAGLEAVRAAIRRVRVEPTLVAYITALVRMTREAPTITLGASPRASVALLGLAQAAAVLDGRSYVVPDDVKSLAPAVLRHRIQVAPELELEGVTADAAIAALVERVEAPRG, from the coding sequence ATGACCGATGACGAGGTGCGCGCCGTGGCCGAGCGCGCACAACAGGTGGTGGAGCAGGTCGGCCGCGTGGTCCTTGGCCAGGACGCGGCGATCCGCGAGGCCCTGCTGGCGCTCTTCGCGCGGGGGCACGTGCTGCTCGAGGGGCCGCCCGGCACGGCAAAGACGCTGCTCGTGCGCGCGCTGGCCGCGTCGTTGGGCCTCCGCTTCCGCCGCATCCAGTTCACGCCCGACCTGATGCCGTCCGACATCACCGGCGTGAGTCTCCTCATGGGCGCCGGCTCGTTCAGCTTTCGACCGGGGCCGCTCTTCTCGGACCTCGTGCTTGGCGACGAGATCAACCGCGCACCGGCCAAGACGCAGGCCGCGATGCTGGAAGCCATGCAGGAGCGCAGCGTCACCGTCGACGGTGAGACGCATGAGCTGAGCCCCGGCTTTACCGTGTTTGCCACGCAGAACCCCATCGAGTTCGAGGGAACCTACCCGTTGCCAGAGGCGGAGCTGGACCGTTTCCTGGTGAAGGTGCTCCTTCCCTATCCCTCTGCCGAGGCGGAGCAAGGGCTCCTCGCTCGCGTGCTTGACGGATTTGACTCGTCGGATTCGGCGAGTTTCGGCGTGAGCCCCGTGACTGACCTTGCCGGCCTCGAAGCCGTGCGCGCCGCGATCCGCCGCGTGCGCGTGGAGCCCACCCTCGTCGCCTACATCACGGCCCTGGTCCGCATGACCCGAGAGGCGCCGACCATCACGCTTGGCGCTTCCCCTCGGGCATCGGTGGCGCTGCTCGGGCTGGCGCAGGCCGCGGCAGTGCTCGATGGGCGCTCGTACGTCGTGCCTGACGACGTCAAGTCGCTGGCGCCGGCGGTGCTTCGCCATCGCATCCAGGTCGCGCCCGAGCTGGAACTCGAAGGCGTCACGGCCGATGCAGCGATCGCGGCGCTGGTGGAACGGGTGGAGGCGCCACGCGGGTGA
- a CDS encoding DUF4350 domain-containing protein, with amino-acid sequence MRPRTELALAGAAFVAVMLVALAAGRDRSRGLTSDTRSSSLSNGPNGTRALAEVIVAAGGDVTRWRDRLSLIPDTALDGSTVAVINPPMSVAHDVSTLIGMPGRGANLFLAGPATLPLVRCLGFAFDSAILDSARLVGADGRPGPGVITTLTVDTTGRRKRDPFTAAPTCPDIAITSQEVLLRTTRNLPVLVRLEVEDAEGSILVLSDAGVIGTRGLGVPGAPEVVIGALVARSRRVIFDEFHHVGPGGSMWRSAMAWTRRSPWGWAMWQVSIVAFLAWVAGSVRFGPVRRRIARERRSPLEHVRALATALSASNGHDVAIGALVRGLQRRLAAGGGDRRRAGAGRAAWLPFVEVLVARAPDAEARRRAARLVDYARPGQPDIAVRGAANAVEDVWDALHR; translated from the coding sequence ATGCGGCCTCGCACTGAACTCGCGCTCGCCGGCGCCGCGTTCGTGGCGGTGATGCTCGTGGCGCTGGCCGCCGGCCGGGACCGATCGCGCGGCCTCACCTCCGACACGCGCTCGTCGAGCCTGTCGAACGGACCCAACGGAACGCGCGCCCTGGCCGAGGTGATCGTCGCCGCCGGCGGCGACGTGACGCGCTGGCGCGATCGGCTGTCGCTGATCCCTGACACGGCCCTCGACGGGTCGACGGTCGCTGTCATCAATCCGCCGATGTCGGTCGCGCACGATGTCAGCACGTTGATCGGAATGCCGGGGAGGGGTGCCAACCTGTTCCTGGCCGGTCCCGCGACGCTGCCGCTCGTGCGCTGTCTCGGGTTTGCCTTCGATTCCGCCATCCTCGACTCGGCGCGGCTCGTGGGCGCGGACGGCAGGCCGGGCCCCGGCGTCATCACGACCCTCACCGTCGACACGACCGGTCGCCGGAAGCGCGATCCGTTTACTGCTGCACCAACCTGTCCCGACATCGCGATCACGAGCCAGGAGGTGCTGCTGCGGACGACGCGCAATCTTCCGGTGCTCGTTCGCCTCGAGGTGGAGGATGCCGAAGGGTCGATCCTCGTGCTCTCCGATGCGGGCGTGATCGGAACGCGCGGACTCGGCGTGCCCGGGGCACCAGAGGTCGTGATCGGGGCACTCGTCGCGCGCAGCCGTCGCGTCATCTTCGACGAGTTCCATCACGTGGGCCCCGGCGGTTCGATGTGGCGCTCGGCGATGGCCTGGACGCGGCGCAGTCCGTGGGGTTGGGCCATGTGGCAGGTGTCAATCGTCGCTTTTCTGGCCTGGGTGGCCGGGTCGGTACGCTTTGGGCCGGTGCGGCGGCGCATCGCCCGCGAGCGGCGCTCGCCGCTCGAACACGTGCGGGCGCTCGCCACCGCACTGTCGGCATCGAATGGCCATGACGTGGCGATCGGCGCGCTGGTCCGGGGACTCCAACGACGGCTTGCCGCCGGTGGAGGCGACCGCCGGCGTGCAGGAGCAGGGCGGGCGGCGTGGCTTCCATTCGTGGAAGTCCTCGTCGCGCGCGCGCCGGACGCCGAGGCACGACGCCGCGCCGCACGCCTGGTGGACTACGCCAGACCCGGACAACCCGACATCGCCGTCCGCGGGGCGGCCAACGCCGTGGAGGACGTGTGGGACGCATTGCACCGATGA